In Paenibacillus sonchi, a single genomic region encodes these proteins:
- a CDS encoding SGNH/GDSL hydrolase family protein, whose translation MHSQEEQTGVFSQSDYTSAMALSTAANYIMNWAEPFTHTYRTYIRLRENGSVTLKFWHCNAVDSTWDIGVEARGSEPGGKWSIEAAYIADGGLEPDGTVMPGSQVPVTFLGETAKQVAPGEVFWSDEAALVLPEGHYLAFTWTIRTAAPGKTFPYNVEGMLVSAYDTPGNYAGQESDASFSVSDKLLVLPSYIGYKKKVDKKLVFLGDSITQGVRTAKDEYSYWVARIAEGLGTGYGLWNLGSGWGRAYDAATDGAWLNKAKQGDEVLIVLGVNDLGIGKRSAAELLADLAHIVSLIREANPDVEIILGTVPPFNFEGEREEAWRCVNAQILSAPPAGVNRVFDIAAVLSMPAPLDHRVRAEYMSNTDDPHPNGIAGKAVADAFLKWYGETIG comes from the coding sequence ATGCACAGTCAAGAGGAACAAACCGGTGTGTTCAGCCAGTCTGATTACACCTCGGCTATGGCGCTGTCCACAGCCGCCAATTATATCATGAACTGGGCGGAACCATTCACCCACACCTACCGGACATACATCCGTCTGCGCGAGAATGGGAGCGTGACCCTGAAATTCTGGCACTGCAATGCGGTGGATTCCACCTGGGATATTGGCGTTGAAGCAAGAGGGAGCGAGCCGGGAGGGAAATGGAGCATCGAGGCGGCGTATATTGCCGACGGAGGGCTGGAGCCGGATGGTACGGTCATGCCGGGCTCGCAGGTGCCTGTAACTTTCTTGGGAGAAACAGCAAAGCAGGTGGCACCAGGGGAGGTCTTTTGGAGTGACGAAGCGGCGCTTGTGCTGCCGGAGGGCCACTATCTGGCTTTTACCTGGACGATTAGAACGGCTGCTCCCGGCAAAACCTTCCCGTACAATGTGGAGGGGATGCTCGTCTCCGCCTACGATACCCCCGGAAATTACGCCGGGCAGGAATCGGACGCTTCCTTCAGCGTATCGGACAAGCTCCTGGTGCTGCCAAGTTATATCGGGTATAAGAAAAAAGTGGATAAAAAGCTCGTATTCCTGGGAGATTCCATTACGCAAGGGGTGCGGACAGCAAAGGATGAATATTCCTACTGGGTGGCGCGGATTGCCGAAGGGCTTGGAACCGGGTATGGGCTGTGGAACCTCGGATCAGGGTGGGGGAGAGCCTATGATGCGGCTACTGACGGCGCTTGGCTGAACAAGGCGAAGCAGGGGGATGAGGTGCTGATCGTGCTGGGTGTGAACGATCTGGGTATCGGCAAGCGCTCGGCAGCAGAGCTTCTTGCAGACCTCGCGCATATCGTCTCTCTGATCAGAGAGGCTAACCCGGACGTGGAGATCATCCTGGGCACCGTGCCGCCGTTTAACTTTGAAGGCGAGCGGGAGGAGGCCTGGAGGTGCGTGAACGCGCAGATTCTTTCGGCTCCGCCGGCGGGGGTTAACCGCGTATTTGATATCGCAGCCGTACTGTCCATGCCGGCTCCATTGGATCATAGAGTCCGGGCGGAGTATATGAGCAATACGGACGACCCGCATCCGAACGGCATTGCCGGTAAGGCGGTGGCGGACGCTTTTCTGAAATGGTACGGGGAAACGATCGGTTAA
- a CDS encoding helix-turn-helix domain-containing protein, whose protein sequence is MKALIVDDEARVRKAVRLLVDWDAHQIAEILEAGNGNEAIGLIRKEKPALVIMDMMMESGNGIELMSWVNEFAGNTKFIVVSGHNDFDFVRQTVRHGGIDYILKPIEPEMINNAVAKAVAAWRSEEEERSHRQRQSIRLNEIRPIYGEKLLSALIDDPINAESSLRRLWDDGVIPHTATVSRLILVQTDPGNNPLIKRFGGDSELLYYAIVNICNEFLHLQSKGIAFRYWGGPPEIAMILWDVREPVAELINRINEGIYMTLQFRMHFGISSVGALPGGLPAERTEAAEALLRRNLLRHEDYCHYSSSEPADTGSEPPVIFADVQEEWRMAVISGNPEVLSAAARHWTQELSRRGVVTPEMLNSWKADALLFRSRLVREALGGQADSALAELERADALNPAPLPSGYSFSLFAWRDWSFAVLQRLSQELTARAVKERNPMTEIVKYIEQNYPSDLSLQEVAGKFYVSREYISRKFKQEYGINFSDYIGSVRIEKAKLLLQNPNLKLSQISEMVGFHDVKYFSKVFKKQVGLSPKDYRAQITPDYSFF, encoded by the coding sequence ATGAAGGCGCTGATTGTAGACGACGAAGCCAGAGTCCGGAAGGCGGTCAGACTTCTGGTCGACTGGGATGCCCATCAGATCGCGGAAATTCTGGAGGCCGGCAACGGCAATGAAGCCATCGGGCTGATCCGCAAGGAGAAGCCTGCCCTGGTCATCATGGATATGATGATGGAATCGGGCAACGGGATCGAGCTGATGTCCTGGGTCAATGAATTCGCCGGCAACACCAAATTTATTGTAGTCAGCGGCCATAATGATTTTGATTTTGTCCGCCAGACGGTCCGCCATGGCGGGATTGACTATATTCTGAAGCCCATCGAGCCGGAAATGATCAATAACGCAGTAGCCAAGGCGGTTGCCGCCTGGCGGTCCGAGGAAGAAGAACGCAGCCACCGGCAGAGGCAGAGCATCCGCCTGAATGAAATCAGACCCATTTACGGGGAAAAGCTGCTGTCGGCGCTGATCGATGATCCGATCAATGCGGAATCCTCACTGCGCAGGCTGTGGGACGACGGGGTAATCCCGCATACCGCCACAGTCTCACGGCTGATTCTGGTGCAGACCGATCCCGGCAACAACCCGCTGATCAAACGCTTTGGGGGAGACAGCGAACTGCTGTATTACGCCATCGTCAACATCTGCAACGAATTCCTGCACCTGCAGAGCAAGGGAATTGCCTTCCGGTATTGGGGAGGCCCGCCGGAAATCGCTATGATCCTGTGGGATGTCCGGGAGCCTGTTGCCGAGCTGATCAACCGGATCAACGAGGGCATTTACATGACGCTGCAGTTCCGGATGCATTTTGGCATCAGCTCCGTGGGAGCCCTGCCGGGGGGACTGCCGGCTGAACGCACAGAAGCCGCCGAAGCCTTGCTCCGGCGGAATCTGTTAAGACATGAGGATTACTGCCACTACTCCTCCTCTGAACCTGCAGATACCGGAAGTGAACCTCCGGTTATCTTTGCCGACGTGCAGGAGGAATGGAGAATGGCGGTCATCAGCGGCAACCCGGAGGTGCTGTCAGCCGCAGCCCGGCATTGGACTCAGGAGCTGAGCCGCCGGGGTGTCGTTACCCCGGAGATGCTGAATTCCTGGAAGGCTGATGCCCTGCTGTTCCGTTCCCGGCTGGTACGGGAAGCCCTCGGCGGACAAGCAGACAGCGCTCTGGCAGAGCTTGAGCGTGCGGATGCATTGAACCCGGCTCCCCTGCCAAGCGGCTATTCCTTCTCTTTGTTCGCCTGGCGCGACTGGTCCTTTGCTGTGCTGCAGCGCCTCTCGCAGGAGCTTACGGCCAGAGCAGTGAAGGAGCGCAACCCGATGACGGAAATTGTGAAATACATCGAACAGAACTATCCGTCCGACCTGTCGCTGCAAGAAGTGGCCGGCAAATTCTACGTCAGCCGTGAATACATCTCCCGCAAATTCAAGCAGGAATACGGCATTAATTTCTCCGATTATATCGGCAGTGTCAGAATCGAAAAGGCCAAACTGCTGCTGCAGAATCCCAACCTGAAGCTGTCGCAGATTTCGGAGATGGTCGGCTTTCACGATGTCAAATATTTCAGCAAGGTATTCAAAAAACAGGTTGGCCTCTCGCCCAAGGACTACCGGGCCCAGATCACCCCTGATTATTCATTTTTTTAA
- a CDS encoding sensor histidine kinase, whose translation MKWNSIRTKLIVFLLLPTLVCILATMFISYSYTTKSLRTRAVDENTNLLYQGSKNISSFIQDVNRLSLTIYSDSDFYRQLEAGYDDMSANIRIYSSLNYILTSMPDIFQVYLYRVKDSKATLLSHNATPKRWQGIPPYSDSRITDAYPLSIQSTHISNTYGLNSPLPQLTAEPVFTLHRRIERIPSTEALGYLSIDVKLTAFTDIMNQLYEQDKENIYLVDDSGTLVYSHDEAALGKPLNASWYDKPIAGNGLSQGYFEKDGAVFIYQKIESPGLNWTLVKQIPVSYLFREAKEAARINILLLVLLMIMIIALTILISFRITAPIKQLTRYMNQVQTGNLEIDIRPAGKDEIGLVTERFRSMMDTINNLILREYRLELSNKTNELRALQSQINPHFLNNTLQIIGTLALELKVPQIYALLSALAKMMRYSMYNDEKIVTVQDELDHVKAYVELQKERFENKFTFRYDMEESLLKALMPKMILQPIVENYFKHGFNLARTDGLIEIKAARLASGRMEITVRNNGSSIPAAKLEALREELQHPGRLDIDMLKETDSNDSKRDAPGARIGLPNVLARLRLVCGDSALLIVDNDKAGGVIVRLEIDIVVESETI comes from the coding sequence ATGAAATGGAACAGTATCCGCACGAAACTGATTGTTTTTTTACTCCTTCCAACTCTGGTTTGTATTCTGGCTACGATGTTTATCAGCTACTCCTACACGACGAAGTCTCTGCGGACCCGGGCGGTGGATGAGAATACGAATCTTCTATACCAAGGCTCCAAAAATATCAGCAGCTTCATTCAGGACGTAAACCGGCTGTCCCTTACGATCTACTCGGATTCGGACTTTTACCGGCAGCTTGAAGCGGGCTACGACGATATGTCGGCCAACATCCGTATTTATTCTTCGCTGAATTATATCCTGACCTCCATGCCTGACATCTTTCAGGTCTATCTATACCGCGTCAAGGACAGCAAAGCGACGCTCTTATCCCATAACGCCACGCCAAAGCGCTGGCAGGGAATCCCTCCCTACAGTGACTCCAGGATCACGGATGCCTATCCCTTATCCATCCAGAGCACCCATATCAGCAACACCTACGGGCTGAATTCTCCGCTCCCGCAGCTGACGGCCGAGCCGGTATTCACCCTGCACAGAAGGATTGAGCGGATTCCTTCCACCGAGGCGCTGGGCTACCTTTCCATTGATGTGAAGCTGACTGCTTTTACGGATATCATGAATCAGCTGTACGAGCAGGATAAGGAAAACATCTATCTGGTGGATGACAGCGGCACTCTCGTCTACAGCCATGATGAAGCCGCTCTCGGCAAGCCGCTGAATGCCTCCTGGTATGACAAGCCAATCGCGGGAAACGGCCTGTCCCAGGGATATTTTGAAAAAGACGGCGCCGTGTTTATCTATCAGAAGATTGAAAGCCCGGGCCTGAACTGGACGCTGGTGAAGCAGATTCCGGTCTCCTACCTGTTCCGTGAAGCCAAGGAAGCGGCAAGAATCAATATTCTGCTGCTGGTGCTGCTGATGATTATGATCATTGCACTGACAATTCTGATCTCCTTCCGGATTACGGCCCCCATTAAGCAGCTGACCCGGTACATGAATCAGGTGCAGACCGGCAATCTTGAGATTGATATCCGGCCAGCCGGCAAGGATGAAATCGGCCTCGTTACCGAGCGCTTCCGCAGCATGATGGATACGATCAACAACCTGATTCTGCGGGAGTACCGGCTGGAGCTGTCGAATAAAACCAATGAGCTGAGGGCGCTGCAATCGCAGATTAATCCTCATTTCCTGAACAATACGCTGCAGATTATCGGTACCCTTGCTCTGGAGCTTAAGGTGCCGCAGATTTATGCCCTGCTCTCCGCGCTGGCCAAGATGATGCGCTACAGCATGTACAATGATGAAAAGATTGTTACGGTACAAGATGAGCTGGACCATGTAAAAGCCTATGTCGAGCTGCAAAAGGAACGTTTTGAAAATAAATTTACTTTCCGCTACGATATGGAAGAATCGCTGCTGAAGGCGCTGATGCCCAAAATGATCCTCCAGCCCATCGTGGAGAATTACTTCAAGCATGGCTTCAATCTCGCCCGCACCGACGGCCTGATTGAAATTAAGGCGGCCCGGCTCGCCTCCGGGCGGATGGAGATTACCGTCCGGAACAACGGCAGCTCCATTCCCGCAGCGAAGCTGGAAGCCCTCCGGGAGGAGCTTCAGCATCCCGGCAGGCTGGATATAGACATGCTGAAAGAGACTGACAGCAACGACAGCAAGCGGGATGCCCCGGGGGCCCGGATCGGCCTGCCCAACGTGCTGGCCCGGCTGCGGCTGGTCTGCGGGGACAGCGCTCTGCTGATTGTGGACAATGATAAGGCCGGCGGAGTCATCGTCCGATTGGAAATTGATATTGTAGTGGAGAGTGAAACCATATGA
- a CDS encoding carbohydrate ABC transporter permease → MRGSKLSQFGQQTFFVGPALLFFTLITIIPFLMGMYYSFTDWNGVSGNVSWVGADNFTAIFTNDPDFWSSFWFTVRFTVLGVVLTNIVGFFLAYFLTKPLKTRNMLRTIFFMPNVIGGLLLGFIWQFIFIKGFATMGDITGWSFFNLPWLGDATTGFWAIVMVFVWQSSGYLMVIYIASLSNVSKEVLEAAEIDGASRMQVLRSIIVPLIMPAVTIGLFLAISWSFKMFDLNLSLTKGGPFKSTESVAMNIYNEAFLNNRYGLGTAKALLFFLIVAIITVIQVRVTKSKEVEA, encoded by the coding sequence ATGCGCGGTTCAAAGTTGTCCCAATTTGGTCAACAGACTTTTTTTGTCGGTCCGGCATTATTGTTTTTCACCCTGATTACGATTATTCCATTTCTGATGGGGATGTACTATTCCTTCACGGACTGGAATGGAGTATCGGGGAATGTGAGCTGGGTTGGCGCTGATAACTTTACAGCGATTTTTACAAACGATCCGGATTTCTGGTCATCCTTCTGGTTCACCGTGAGATTTACTGTGCTGGGAGTAGTTTTGACCAATATAGTAGGTTTTTTTCTGGCCTATTTTCTGACAAAACCATTAAAAACACGCAATATGCTCCGTACCATTTTTTTCATGCCGAATGTGATCGGGGGATTGCTGCTTGGGTTTATATGGCAGTTCATTTTTATCAAGGGTTTTGCCACGATGGGCGATATCACCGGCTGGTCCTTCTTTAATCTTCCCTGGCTCGGGGATGCAACTACCGGCTTCTGGGCGATTGTCATGGTTTTTGTCTGGCAGTCCTCGGGTTATCTGATGGTGATCTACATCGCTTCACTCAGCAATGTATCCAAAGAGGTGCTGGAGGCGGCTGAGATTGACGGGGCTTCCCGCATGCAGGTGCTCCGCAGCATTATTGTTCCTTTGATTATGCCTGCGGTAACGATTGGCCTGTTCCTGGCCATTTCCTGGTCCTTCAAAATGTTCGACCTGAACCTGTCCCTGACGAAAGGCGGACCGTTCAAATCCACGGAATCTGTGGCCATGAATATTTACAATGAAGCCTTCCTGAACAACCGTTATGGTCTGGGTACGGCCAAAGCGCTGCTCTTCTTCCTGATTGTAGCGATCATCACCGTCATTCAGGTCCGTGTGACGAAGAGCAAGGAGGTAGAAGCTTAA
- a CDS encoding carbohydrate ABC transporter permease → MKAKSKGRWNIGIEVLMILLALLFLSPFYFLLANSVKSFGEILSNAASWPQEFMWSNYTNAWKLARFSEAFRNSLIVTIISVVLISLFSAMAAYRMVRANTRFNQILLLLFVAAMVVPFQTIMIPILKVVNILGVNNSFAGLIISNLGLSIPMAIFLFHGFIKSVPLEIEEAATVDGCNPISAFFRIVLPLLKPMLMTIIVLNALGIWNDYLLPSLILQAPGLRTIPLATFSFFGQYTKQWDMALPALTLGVAPIVIFYLFMQRYIVEGIAAGSVKG, encoded by the coding sequence ATGAAAGCAAAGTCTAAAGGCAGATGGAACATCGGAATTGAAGTGCTTATGATCCTGCTGGCCTTGCTGTTTCTTTCCCCTTTCTATTTCCTGCTGGCGAACTCGGTGAAGTCCTTCGGTGAGATTCTAAGCAATGCGGCAAGCTGGCCGCAGGAATTCATGTGGTCCAACTACACAAATGCCTGGAAGTTAGCCCGCTTCTCCGAAGCGTTCCGCAATTCGCTGATTGTAACTATCATCTCTGTGGTTCTGATCTCGCTGTTCAGCGCAATGGCTGCTTACCGGATGGTCCGCGCCAACACACGGTTCAATCAAATTCTGCTGCTGCTGTTCGTAGCGGCGATGGTGGTTCCGTTTCAGACCATTATGATTCCGATCCTGAAAGTCGTTAATATCCTTGGGGTCAATAACTCCTTTGCCGGTCTGATTATCTCCAATCTGGGGTTAAGTATTCCGATGGCGATCTTCCTGTTCCACGGCTTCATCAAATCGGTGCCGCTTGAGATTGAAGAGGCGGCAACCGTCGACGGCTGTAATCCGATCTCGGCATTCTTCCGGATCGTGCTTCCTTTATTGAAGCCGATGCTGATGACGATCATCGTTTTAAATGCGCTTGGCATCTGGAACGATTATCTGCTCCCGTCGCTGATTCTTCAGGCGCCCGGACTGCGCACCATTCCGCTGGCTACCTTCTCGTTCTTCGGGCAATATACGAAGCAATGGGATATGGCGCTTCCGGCACTGACCCTTGGGGTTGCTCCAATCGTCATTTTCTATCTGTTCATGCAGCGTTACATTGTTGAGGGAATAGCGGCAGGCTCGGTGAAGGGTTAA
- a CDS encoding ABC transporter substrate-binding protein, translating to MMKKRSAVMLSSVMLMSVVLAACGGNSNNTASNNASNGSAGNTSGAVKTVKIFQFKTEIVEGLNELKVEFEKEHPNIKLDIQTVGGGADYAAALKTKFASGDAPDIFSNGGYAEMDLWADKLEDLSDQPWVKDLIPMAAEPMTKDGKTFGMPMNLEGIGYVYNKDLFAKAGITETPKTITELEAAAKKLQAINVTPFGNAYQEWWLLGNQGISVAFAQQDNVDEFIKSLNAGTASIVGNPVFKDWSNLLNLTVKYGQKNPLTTDANTHLAMFAKGETAMMQEGNWAQTLVDNITPNMNIGMFPMPINDNAEKNDKLTVGIPANLVVNKDSASKEEAKTFLNWLVTSDMGKEYITKKWKFIPALKTIEATPEDIGALGSDVWKYVQDGKVYGLQSSKFPDGVTQEFASVIQELIAGKTDEAGWEKSMQAAWDKLKK from the coding sequence ATGATGAAGAAACGTTCTGCAGTGATGCTGTCATCTGTAATGCTAATGTCAGTTGTGCTTGCGGCCTGTGGCGGAAATTCCAATAATACCGCATCTAATAATGCATCAAATGGAAGCGCTGGCAATACGTCCGGCGCAGTGAAAACGGTTAAAATCTTTCAGTTCAAAACCGAAATCGTTGAAGGCCTGAATGAGCTGAAGGTGGAATTCGAAAAAGAACACCCTAACATCAAGCTGGATATTCAAACGGTCGGCGGCGGCGCGGACTATGCAGCAGCCCTGAAGACCAAGTTTGCTTCCGGGGATGCGCCTGACATTTTCTCCAACGGCGGATATGCCGAAATGGACCTGTGGGCAGACAAGCTGGAAGACTTGTCCGACCAGCCTTGGGTGAAGGATCTGATCCCTATGGCGGCAGAGCCAATGACCAAAGACGGCAAAACCTTCGGTATGCCAATGAACCTTGAAGGTATCGGCTATGTGTACAATAAGGATCTGTTTGCCAAAGCCGGCATCACCGAAACGCCAAAAACCATCACCGAGCTAGAAGCAGCCGCTAAAAAGCTGCAGGCTATCAATGTCACACCTTTCGGCAATGCGTATCAGGAATGGTGGCTGCTGGGCAACCAGGGCATCAGCGTAGCCTTTGCACAGCAGGATAATGTAGATGAGTTCATCAAAAGCCTCAATGCGGGCACTGCAAGTATCGTTGGCAACCCGGTATTCAAGGACTGGAGCAACCTGCTTAATTTGACCGTGAAATACGGCCAGAAAAATCCTCTGACCACCGATGCCAACACTCACCTGGCGATGTTCGCCAAGGGCGAGACGGCTATGATGCAGGAAGGCAACTGGGCCCAGACGCTTGTGGACAACATTACGCCTAACATGAACATCGGCATGTTCCCTATGCCAATCAATGATAATGCAGAGAAAAATGATAAGCTGACTGTAGGGATTCCTGCCAACCTGGTTGTGAACAAGGATTCCGCTTCCAAAGAAGAAGCCAAAACATTCTTGAACTGGCTCGTAACTTCCGATATGGGTAAAGAATATATCACTAAAAAATGGAAGTTCATCCCTGCGTTAAAAACCATTGAAGCTACTCCGGAGGATATCGGGGCACTTGGTTCCGATGTATGGAAATATGTGCAGGACGGCAAGGTGTATGGTCTGCAATCCTCCAAATTCCCTGATGGTGTGACTCAAGAATTTGCCAGCGTCATTCAAGAGCTGATCGCTGGTAAAACAGACGAAGCCGGCTGGGAAAAAAGCATGCAGGCCGCTTGGGATAAGCTGAAGAAATAA
- a CDS encoding beta-galactosidase trimerization domain-containing protein, with protein sequence MAWYEDDFFAGAPAVTVNRFGAGKLYYIGTHAGEGYTGIQVHRHPGSGGRMASLFQHPGDKGEQHGLRIILQPCSLLLLGALKLITVKQIQQIIYAFDFAGIDNCFPAVRVPGHLETPISVFHYSHSL encoded by the coding sequence ATTGCCTGGTATGAAGACGATTTCTTCGCCGGAGCTCCTGCGGTTACTGTAAACCGCTTTGGAGCGGGCAAACTGTATTACATCGGGACACATGCCGGTGAAGGGTACACAGGCATCCAGGTACACAGGCATCCTGGCTCAGGCGGAAGGATGGCGTCTCTTTTTCAACATCCGGGAGACAAAGGGGAGCAGCACGGCTTGCGGATTATCCTTCAACCCTGCAGCCTGCTTCTTCTGGGGGCCTTGAAGCTCATCACGGTGAAGCAGATCCAGCAGATCATATACGCTTTTGACTTCGCTGGTATTGATAACTGTTTCCCTGCCGTCCGGGTCCCCGGGCACCTTGAAACACCAATTTCTGTTTTCCATTACTCCCACTCCTTATGA
- a CDS encoding LysR family transcriptional regulator — protein sequence MDIGLLKVFQAAAEEGSISKAAQRLNYVQSNVTARIQQLEQELKTPLFYRHSRGITLTSAGQTLMEYTLKIFNLLEEAAQAVLDSPVPKGSITVGSDTTAAVRLPAILSAYRGCYPDVEVHLQIGRNNDLIDAVLQYTVNGAFVDGPVEHPEIIQELVINEKLGLIVPDAIDYQGLQSVHDKTLLILNANCIYRTRLEEWLGDEGCRLGKVMEFGTMEGLLGCVKAGIGYAVLPVSYFNRMNVTEGIRCYPFPERYAEVPTVFIRRRDLYMTSAFREFIEELKMRLPEAVCGADIPAAEPGGAVK from the coding sequence ATGGATATTGGTCTTCTTAAGGTGTTTCAGGCAGCGGCTGAAGAAGGGAGCATTTCCAAAGCGGCCCAACGCTTGAACTATGTGCAGTCCAATGTGACAGCAAGAATTCAGCAGCTTGAACAGGAGCTGAAAACTCCGCTCTTTTACCGGCACAGCCGGGGCATCACGTTGACTTCAGCCGGACAGACGCTCATGGAATACACACTCAAAATATTTAATCTTCTGGAGGAAGCGGCACAGGCGGTTCTGGATTCGCCGGTTCCGAAGGGCTCGATCACGGTCGGCTCGGATACGACGGCTGCCGTGCGGCTGCCTGCCATCCTGTCTGCCTATCGCGGGTGTTACCCTGACGTCGAGGTTCATCTGCAGATCGGACGAAACAATGATCTCATCGACGCCGTCCTGCAATATACCGTGAACGGAGCTTTCGTGGACGGACCGGTCGAGCATCCGGAAATTATTCAGGAGCTGGTCATCAATGAGAAGCTTGGACTTATCGTTCCTGATGCGATAGACTATCAGGGCCTTCAGTCGGTCCATGACAAGACGCTGCTGATTCTGAATGCGAACTGCATTTACCGCACCAGGCTGGAAGAGTGGCTCGGAGACGAGGGCTGCCGGCTCGGGAAGGTAATGGAATTCGGGACCATGGAAGGATTGCTGGGATGCGTAAAAGCCGGGATTGGGTATGCGGTTCTGCCCGTATCTTATTTTAACCGGATGAATGTGACAGAGGGAATCCGCTGCTATCCTTTTCCGGAGAGGTATGCGGAGGTTCCGACAGTGTTTATCCGGCGGCGCGACCTGTATATGACCAGCGCCTTCCGGGAATTCATAGAAGAGCTGAAGATGCGCCTGCCGGAGGCTGTGTGCGGAGCGGATATCCCTGCGGCAGAACCCGGCGGAGCCGTAAAGTAA
- a CDS encoding AraC family transcriptional regulator produces MTAPRRIVFGQEGGYHLPITLDSMGYNPDQEKVSRPEGYHAYHWLQTSQGEGIIHFENKKLTLAEGSGVLLLPGISHRYEALSAEPWCTYYLTFGGSSARQILDSLGMNANSFYRWESEAPLPLMLKEMLDRHDAAEDMFSLGASTDAYRFLLTLSKYGHLHNNTSISRNVDKVQPLLKWMDSHYGDPDIGLHDLALQLNVSGRYLNSLFLQTFGLSPYAYFVRLRIRKSKELLVSQPDLTVKAISQQVGFRDVSHFVATFRKQSGTTPDQFRRLH; encoded by the coding sequence GTGACAGCCCCCCGCAGAATTGTGTTCGGCCAAGAAGGCGGATACCACCTGCCGATTACACTCGACAGCATGGGCTACAACCCCGATCAGGAGAAAGTATCCCGCCCTGAAGGCTACCACGCCTATCATTGGCTCCAGACCTCGCAGGGTGAGGGAATCATCCATTTCGAGAATAAAAAGCTTACGCTCGCCGAAGGCAGCGGCGTACTTCTGCTCCCGGGGATCTCCCACAGGTACGAAGCGCTGTCCGCTGAACCGTGGTGCACCTATTATCTGACCTTTGGGGGAAGCTCTGCCCGGCAGATTCTGGATTCACTCGGCATGAACGCCAACTCCTTTTACCGCTGGGAGAGCGAGGCGCCGTTGCCCCTGATGCTGAAGGAAATGCTCGACCGGCACGATGCCGCTGAGGATATGTTCAGCCTTGGTGCTTCTACCGATGCCTACCGGTTCCTCCTGACGCTCAGCAAATATGGGCACCTGCACAACAATACCTCCATCTCCCGCAATGTGGACAAGGTGCAGCCACTGCTGAAATGGATGGACAGCCATTATGGCGATCCCGATATCGGCCTGCATGACCTGGCTCTGCAGCTTAATGTGTCGGGCCGCTACCTTAACAGCCTGTTTCTGCAGACCTTCGGGCTTTCGCCATATGCCTATTTCGTCCGCCTGCGTATCCGCAAGAGCAAGGAGCTGCTGGTCAGCCAGCCCGATCTAACCGTAAAAGCCATTTCGCAGCAGGTCGGCTTCCGCGATGTCAGCCACTTCGTGGCCACCTTCCGCAAGCAGTCTGGAACCACGCCGGATCAATTCCGGCGGCTGCATTGA